From one Triticum urartu cultivar G1812 chromosome 3, Tu2.1, whole genome shotgun sequence genomic stretch:
- the LOC125543773 gene encoding uncharacterized protein LOC125543773: MAAPYSPSPSPSPSHPTAAALVLLLLLLHVALLGKCAAAANVTFGPGEELRRYRRVQTLLTRLNKPSLRTIQSPDGDLIDCVPAHLQPAFDHPRLRGQRPLGPPVQPSGHHRRPNHSADAGVQLWAVSGASCPEGSVPVRRITEADVLRASSVRRFGRVPTARVRRDTVAGGHEHAVGYVAGDEYYGARASINVWAPKVSTPTEFSLSQIWVIGGTFSNDLNTIEAGWQVSPQLYGDNSPRFFTYWTTDAYQTTGCYNLLCSGFVQTNSRIAMGAAISPTSGYKGGQFDISLLIWKDPNHGNWWLEFGSGELVGYWPSFLFSHLASHASMVQFGGEVVDTRTEGSHTATQMGSGHFPGEGFGRSSYFRNLEVVDWDNSLIPLTTFHVTADHPNCYDIQGGVNAVWGNYFYYGGPGRNVRCT, from the exons ATGGCTGCACCCTactctccatctccatctccatctccatcacaTCCCACTGCTGCTGCCCTTGtcctgctactgctgctgcttcATGTCGCGCTTCTTGGCAAGTGTGCGGCGGCGGCTAACGTGACGTTCGGGCCGGGGGAGGAGCTCCGGAGGTACAGGCGGGTCCAGACGCTCCTCACAAGGCTCAACAAGCCGTCTCTCCGGACCATTCAG AGCCCCGACGGCGACCTCATCGACTGCGTGCCGGCGCACCTGCAGCCGGCGTTCGACCACCCCAGGCTGCGCGGCCAGAGACCACTG GGCCCGCCGGTGCAACCGAGTGGACACCACCGCCGCCCCAATCACTCGGCGGACGCCGGAGTGCAGCTTTGGGCGGTGTCCGGCGCGTCGTGCCCGGAGGGGTCCGTCCCGGTGAGGAGGATTACGGAGGCCGACGTCCTCCGCGCCAGCTCCGTGAGGAGGTTCGGAAGGGTGCCCACGGCCAGAGTACGGCGTGACACGGTCGCCGGCGGCCACGAG CACGCGGTGGGGTACGTTGCCGGCGACGAGTACTACGGCGCGCGTGCGAGCATCAACGTGTGGGCGCCCAAGGTGAGCACGCCGACGGAGTTCAGCCTGTCGCAGATCTGGGTTATCGGCGGCACCTTCAGCAACGATCTCAACACCATCGAGGCCGGATGGCAG GTGAGCCCGCAGCTGTATGGGGACAACTCGCCCAGGTTTTTCACTTACTGGACG ACGGACGCGTACCAGACGACGGGGTGCTACAACCTGCTGTGCTCAGGGTTCGTGCAGACCAACAGCCGGATCGCCATGGGGGCGGCCATCTCGCCCACCTCCGGCTACAAAGGCGGCCAGTTCGACATCAGCCTCCTGATCTGGAAAGACCCCAACCACGGCAACTGGTGGCTGGAGTTCGGGTCGGGGGAGCTGGTGGGTTACTGGCCTAGCTTCCTGTTCAGCCACCTGGCGTCGCACGCGAGCATGGTGCAGTTCGGCGGCGAGGTGGTGGACACGCGCACCGAGGGGTCGCACACGGCCACGCAGATGGGGAGCGGGCACTTCCCCGGGGAAGGCTTCGGCCGCTCCTCCTACTTCCGCAACCTGGAGGTGGTGGACTGGGACAACAGCCTCATCCCGCTCACCACCTTCCACGTCACCGCCGACCACCCCAACTGCTACGACATCCAGGGCGGCGTCAACGCCGTATGGGGGAACTACTTCTACTACGGAGGGCCAGGGAGGAACGTCAGGTGCACCTAG